A single window of Salminus brasiliensis chromosome 18, fSalBra1.hap2, whole genome shotgun sequence DNA harbors:
- the rfesd gene encoding Rieske domain-containing protein has translation MATEVNGESARPFFVGKKTDLVEAKRSKITVGERDIIIIHHQGTFYSMDQHCYHAGGSLINGDIEELNNMLCIVCPKHKYKISLEEGEGIYKASNPKEPTQPPRWYSKGIKQRVHKVTEVDGDIFVTLSDCPGWIESDYYQNEKGREELKKAQDDESNC, from the exons ATGGCTACAGAAGTAAATGGGGAATCTGCTAGACCTTTCTTTGTGGGGAAGAAGACAGACCTTGTTGAGGCCAAACGCTCCAAAATCACAGTAGGAGAGAGGGACATAATCATTATTCACCACCAGGGGACTTTCTACTCCATGGACCAGCACTGCTACC ATGCTGGTGGATCTTTGATAAATGGAGATATTGAG GAATTAAACAACATGCTGTGTATTGTGTGTCCAAAGCACAAGTACAAGATCAGCCTGGAAGAGGGCGAGGGGATTTACAAGGCCTCTAATCCTAAAGAACCAACCCAGCCCCCTCGCTGGTATTCCAAAGGCATTAAGCAGCGAGTGCACAAGGTGACTGAGGTGGATGGGGACATCTTTGTGACGTTGTCTGATTGTCCCGGGTGGATTGAGTCAGACTATTACCAGAATGAAAAGGGCAGAGAAGAGCTGAAGAAGGCCCAGGATGATGAATCGAACTGCTAA
- the rhobtb3 gene encoding rho-related BTB domain-containing protein 3, whose translation MSIHIVALGSECPGGVGSGEDAAGPGQVQGGLLWSYLGHGARELDPTSATPSRHPLNPAFMEYQSRVFGDVRVMVRDCPSWDLLDSDWASVRSVLEQADIVVIKYSVNDKLAFQQVRNGYAPRLRPLLRHWGVPVILVAVGARLNDEGPPCTCPLCASDWSSCVPHGEGLQLSRDLGATYLELPSLNNFFVGRYFGSVLEYFMIQCLKQKAKERPDKRRGHRFNEPRPPHLDQPARLPPVRVEESSFSQDLQWLLERGVQFADVVFYAGDSGKELGWAHAAVLCAISPYFRQLLVGRQAWERPVSRCACRERDGPHSLLSTWDGGLDDLPRQDGHLPGRLSRLVVKDPLLCLCLWETLMFLYRGAWEWEYLEEAIAEKLKNPLAVAQLMDRIRSFVGREKGTRDTPTPRSQQGPQTLGNLFNSPLYSDVIFMVQGNVLPAHRAVLVARCDVMAAMFSGKYAEARSRVVPIHGVSSDTFLSFLEYLYTDTCCPASVLQAMAVLVCAEMYQVKRLQHLCEVCVCAYLQSMPSRELASTSISVIRLLRRAKCHNADQLYVWLLHFIANNYLIFSHKPDFLELSEDEREQVERLRWPSRGYLQELSEYQQRRRQLRKSRCNIM comes from the exons AT GTCTATCCACATTGTGGCTCTGGGGAGTGAGTGTCCAGGTGGAGTGGGGTCTGGGGAGGACGCTGCCGGGCCGGGGCAGGTGCAGGGTGGGCTGTTGTGGAGCTACCTGGGCCATGGAGCGAGGGAGCTGGACCCGACGTCCGCCACTCCTTCTAGGCATCCACTGAACCCGGCCTTCATGGagtaccagtccagagtgttcGGAGATGTTCGAGTGATGGTGCGGGACTGCCCCAgctgg GACTTGCTGGACAGCGACTGGGCCAGTGTGCGGAGCGTCCTGGAGCAGGCCGATATTGTGGTTATTAAGTATTCCGTCAACGACAAGCTGGCATTCCAGCAGGTGCGAAACGGCTACGCCCCGAGACTCCGCCCCTTACTGCGCCACTGGGGTGTCCCTGTCATCCTTGTTGCGGTGGGAGCACGGCTCAACG ATGAAGGCCCCCCGTGCACGTGTCCCCTGTGTGCATCTGACTGGAGCAGCTGCGTGCCTCACGGCGAGGGGCTCCAGCTGTCCCGGGACCTGGGGGCAACCTACCTGGAGCTGCCCTCACTCAACAACTTCTTCGTCGGGCGCTACTTCGGCAGTGTg CTCGAGTACTTCATGATTCAGTGTCTGAAGCAGAAAGCTAAAGAGAGACCAGACAAGAGGCGGGGCCACAGGTTTAACGAGCCCCGACCTCCTCACCTGGACCAACCAG CTCGTTTGCCCCCGGTGCGGGTGGAGGAGTCCAGTTTCTCTCAGGATCTGCAGTGGCTGCTGGAGCGTGGGGTGCAGTTCGCCGATGTGGTTTTCTACGCTGGGGATTCTGGAAAGGAGCTGGGCTGGGCTCATGCGGCCGTGCTGTGCGCCATCAGCCCCTACTTCAGGCAGTTGCTAGTGGGCCGGCAGGCGTGGGAGCGCCCAGTGTCGCGGTGCGCCTGCAGGGAGAGGGACGGCCCCCACTCGCTCCTCTCAACCTGGGACGGAGGCCTTGACGACCTGCCCCGGCAAGACGGGCACCTCCCTGGGCGCCTGAGCCGGCTGGTGGTGAAGGACCCACTGCTGTGTTTATGCCTGTGGGAGACGCTGATGTTTCTCTACAGAG GGGCCTGGGAATGGGAATATCTAGAGGAAGCTATAGCGGAGAagctgaagaaccctttagcGGTGGCCCagctgatggacagaatacgCTCGTTCGTTGGGAGAGAGAAG GGCACCAGGGACACACCCACTCCTCGTTCGCAGCAAGGCCCTCAGACACTGGGCAACCTCTTCAATTCCCCTCTCTACTCTGATGTCATTTTCATGGTGCAAGGCAA CGTGTTGCCGGCGCACAGAGCCGTGCTTGTGGCTCGCTGTGATGTTATGGCTGCCATGTTCAGTGGGAAGTACGCCGAGGCCCGGAGTCGAGTGGTACCCATTCACGGGGTCTCCTCCGACACCTTCCTCTCATTCCTGGAGTATCTCTACACTGACACCTGCTGCCCAG ccaGTGTGTTGCAGGCTATGGCTGTGCTGGTTTGTGCAGAGATGTACCAGGTGAAGCGTCTGCAGCACctctgtgaggtgtgtgtgtgcgcgtaccTGCAGAGCATGCCCAGCCGAGAGCTGGCCTCTACGAGCATCAGTGTGATACGCTTACTGAGGAGAGCAAAG TGCCACAACGCTGACCAACTGTATGTCTGGCTCCTCCACTTCATCGCCAATAACTACCTGATATTTAGCCACAAACCGGACTTCCTGGAGCTATCAG AGGACGAGCGTGAGCAGGTGGAGCGTCTGCGCTGGCCCTCCAGAGGATACCTGCAGGAGCTCAGCGAGTACCAGCAACGCCGGAGACAGCTGCGCAAATCCCGCTGCAACATCATGTGA